A portion of the Esox lucius isolate fEsoLuc1 chromosome 20, fEsoLuc1.pri, whole genome shotgun sequence genome contains these proteins:
- the LOC105008194 gene encoding hairy/enhancer-of-split related with YRPW motif protein 1 — MKRNHNYSCSSDSELDDNIEVEKDSGDENGNLDSPHDLMSPPTSTQTQARKRRRGIIEKRRRDRINSSLTELRRLVPSAFEKQGSSKLEKAEILQMTVDHLKMLHAAGGKGYFEAHALAKDYRSLGFRECLAETARYLSIMEGRDGADPLGLRLVSHLNSYASLRDVHTGLSGRSGHIAWSSAFGSPPAHLPHPLLLPHPHVQTPATHSASSPPSSSSTSSSCSAGTPVTSRLRVMAPSEPLRVTPSSTLALGTSRPVPASKLSPKPHLLPPLPPLSAFPLSLSAFPLVSPATIDPAGPSTALRKQPYRPWGTEIGAF; from the exons ATGAAACGAAATCATAATTACAGCTGTTCATCTGATAGTGAACTTGATGACAATATTGAAGTGGAGAAAGACAGTGGTGACGAAAATGG AAACCTTGACTCTCCCCATGACTTGATGTCACCCCCGACATCCACGCAAACTCAAGCCAGAAAACGACGAAGAGGA ATTATTGAGAAACGGCGACGTGACCGAATCAACAGCAGTCTAACTGAGCTCAGAAGACTCGTACCAAGTGCCTTTGAGAAACAG ggATCATCAAAATTGGAAAAGGCAGAAATTTTGCAAATGACAGTTGATCATTTAAAGATGCTTCATGCAGCAGGTGGAAAAG GGTACTTTGAAGCCCACGCCCTGGCCAAGGACTACCGTAGCCTGGGCTTCCGTGAGTGTCTGGCGGAGACGGCCCGCTACCTGAGTATCATGGAGGGCCGGGACGGTGCCGACCCGCTTGGTTTACGCCTTGTCTCTCACCTCAACAGCTACGCCTCCCTGAGAGATGTCCACACAGGGCTGTCTGGACGCTCTGGACACATAGCCTGGAGCTCCGCTTTCGGGTCACCTCCTGCCCACCTTCCGCACCCTCTCCTCCTGCCCCACCCCCATGTACAGACACCTGCCACCCACAGCGCCAGCAGCccgccctcctcctcctctacatCATCTTCCTGCTCTGCTGGCACCCCGGTTACATCCAGACTCAGGGTGATGGCCCCCTCAGAGCCTCTCAGGGTCACCCCAAGCAGCACTCTGGCCTTGGGCACGTCCCGCCCCGTCCCAGCCTCCAAGCTCTCTCCAAAACCACAcctcctcccccccctccctcccctgtctgCCTTTCCCCTCTCTTTAAGTGCTTTTCCTCTCGTGTCCCCAGCAACCATTGACCCAGCAGGCCCCTCCACTGCTCTGAGGAAGCAACCTTACAGGCCCTGGGGGACAGAGATCGGGGCCTTTTAA
- the fabp4b gene encoding fatty acid-binding protein, adipocyte, with protein sequence MVEAFIGNWKMTSSENFDEYMKAVGVGFATRQMGNMAKPNLLFCIEDGVISMKSQSTFKTTETKFKLNEEFDETTADDRKTKTVVTFENGKLIQKQTWDGKTTTLERELKDGKLIATCTMDDVVSVRTYEKEA encoded by the exons ATGGTCGAGGCATTCATTGGAAATTGGAAGATGACTTCCAGTGAGAATTTTGATGAATATATGAAGGCAGTTG GTGTGGGTTTTGCCACTCGGCAGATGGGAAATATGGCTAAACCAAACTTGCTGTTCTGCATCGAGGACGGTGTAATATCAATGAAATCCCAGagcactttcaaaactacagagaCCAAGTTTAAACTGAACGAAGAGTTTGACGAGACTACTGCGGATGACAGGAAAACCAAG acCGTGGTGACCTTTGAGAACGGAAAACTGATTCAAAAACAGACCTGGGATGGCAAGACCACGACCCTCGAGCGGGAGTTGAAAGATGGGAAGTTGATAGCG ACATGCACAATGGATGATGTGGTGTCAGTGAGGACCTATGAAAAAGAGGCATGA